The window GCAGCGGCCGCACGGCGCAGGGTCGCCGACCTCGATGTCCGGCGGGCGGTGGCCGAGGCCAACGCCGCCCACATCACCCAACGGGTGATCCATGAGCACATCGGAATCTCCCAACCTACGATTCACCGCATGCTGCGCACCGTGCTGGAAAACCCGGCCCTCCTCGACCGAACACCGACCGAGGTCATCGACCGCCGCACCGCCGGCGAGATCAGCGATACCGAGATGATGCAGGTGCTGCTGGACTGGAACTTCACCTTCGGCACGGTTCCGGTCAGCAGCGGCATCTCGGCCGACGCATACGAGCCCGGCAGCTGGGACGAGATCGAACGCGCCTACTACCGCGGACTGCTCACCGACGACGAGATCGGCCGGTTGACGGAACGCAACACCGACGCCCTCGAGCAGGCGGCACGGTCTGCGTGAATTCCCCGGATCCACTGCGCGGCAAGGTCGCCGCGCAGCTCACCGCCATGTCCGTACCCGGTGGCCCGCTGCACACCAAATCCGACACCAGCACGATGATCCGCTTCGCGGCATCCCTCACCCGGCTGCGGTTCCGACGCACCGTCATCGACCGGTATCTGGCGCGGGAAACGCCACCGGACTCTACGTTGCAGAGCGTTCCGCCGGCACCCAGGGCGCGGGTGTTCAACTGTCGGTGGCCGGCCCAGGGATAGGGGGCGGGGGGTTGTGGGGGTGTCGGACGTCCCGGATGGCGTCGGCGAGGTCCGCGGCTGTCGGTAGGGCGGGCCGGAGGTCGGCGGGCAGGGACCGGTGTGTGGTGTAGGTGCTGACGGCGAGCGGCGAGTCCAGACCGCGAAGGGCGTATTCGACGACGATGTCGTCGCGGTCGGCGGCGAGGAGGATGCCGATGGTGGTGCCGTCGCCGTGCTCGGGTTTGCGGAGCAGGTCATCGACGGCGTTGACGTAGAAGTTGAGCTTGCCGATGTGTTCGGGCTCGGCGTGGCCGATTTTGAGCTCGAAGACGACGAAGCGGCGCAGGCCCAGGTGGAAGAACAGCAGATCGAGGTAGTAGTCGGAGTTGCCGACGGTGAGCTTGTACTGGCGTCCGACGAAGGAAAAACCACCACCGAGCTCGGTGAGGAAATGGGTGAGTCGGCCGATGAGGGCATCTTCGAGTTCGCGTTCGCTGTAACCGGCGTCGAGGCCCAGGAAGTCGAGGTTGTACGGATCCTGCAGGATTTCGTGGGCGAGGTCGGATTCGTGCGCCGGCAGCGTGGTGGGGAAGTTGTTCGGTGCGGCACCGACACGCAGATGTCTGTCCGAGGTGATGTGGTGGACGAGTGTGGCACGGGACCAGCCGTGATGGGCCGCCTGGCTGGCGTACCAGTCGCGGACACGGGGGTCGGGGACACGGTCGAGGAGGACGAGGATGTGTCCCCACGGCAATTGCGCAGCAGGGTGCTGCGCAATGGGGTCGGGGTACGCGGTGGCAAGGGTGCGCATGTAGACCAGATTGCGTTGCGACAGTCCTCGCATGCCGGGGAACTCGGTGCGCAGGTCGTCGGCGAGCCGGGCAATGACCCGGGTGCCCCACCCTTCCTCGTTCTGCCGAGCGCGGATCAGCTTCCCGATCTTCCAGTACAGGAGGATCAGTTCGGTGTTGACCTTGCGAGCAGCATGAACACGGGCGGTGCGGACCTGGGACTTGATGTCCTCGAGTAACGCGCCGTAGCCGGCGGGCTCGATTTCTTCTGCTCGACTCATCGTCGCCATCTTCTCCCATCCGACCGACAGATGGTGCAGCCGGGCGTACAGACATACATCCGGCCTCTGTATCGACCTCTAAGGCACCGGCTGGTCGTCGCTTCTCGAGAAGTGGAAAGACGCGGGGAACCGGCATTTACGCAGCAAGCTGCTGCGCAAATAGGCATGCCGAGGTGAGGACGTCACGATCGCGGTCCTCAACCCCAGGCCGGCCTGGCGGGAATCAATCAGGACGGCTTACTGGCCGGATTCATTTGGCGTGACTACCGAGACTCCCGCATCGAGCCCTTACCTGCACGAACATCTGGTCGGCACCCTGACCGCGGCGGGGGTGCGGTCCGACGCACGACCGCACACTCCGGTGATTTTCGGTGCCGACACGGCCAAGACGGACGCGCCGTGATAATGGTTGAACAGGCACACCACCGGACAACACCATCGATGCCACAGGTGCTGTCGCCGACCGGGGATAAGGACGGAACCGTGTCATCGACTTCCCCCTTGTCGACTGCCTCCTCGGAAGGGCTCATCGTTCGGACGCAACCCGGCAGGGTCCGGATGCGTGGGCACCGACCCGGGTGGGTACCCCGTAGATGGTGATGTGAGATGACCTCCCACGACGCGCTCCGACGTTGGATCGCGCAGCAGATGTGCCTTGACCTCGAGACCGCCGATCCGGCTGCCCTGGTCTACCTCGAGGAGGTGACGGCGGTGGCCGAGGCGGGCTACGTGCGGTCCCTCCTCGAGCTCGGGAGTTACCGTCCCTTGGTCGGTTGACCTCCGGACAGGTCCCCGCCCGGTTGCGTGTCGAAAAGTCGATCCGACCCGAGGGCGTATTCTCTTCGCATTCAGCCAGATTCGTCCGCCCGGTCAGGGAGCGGGCGGGTGGTACTGCCCGTACACGCCGCCGGGGTGGCCCTGCAGGTACAGGTTGTGCTCGTAGGTCGCTCGCGCGGCGAGCTCCTGCCGTCGTACGTGCTCGGCACCCTGACGGGCGCGGTGGTTCTCCCACACTCCGATGCCGCCGTACGCGATCGCGGCGAGGGCAGCGCCTGCGGCGATCACCCACCAGTACTTGATGATCAACCCGAGCACGAACAGGACGCCCAGACCGGCCAGGACGGGATGTCGGGCAGCGAAAGACCGGCCCACGTGCTACTTCTTCGTCAGTGTGACGACGACCGGATCGCCCGCCGGCGGCGATGGTGCCCGGGCCCGGCTCAATGCTGACGGCGGTCCAGTTCGCGGCCATGATCACAAGGGTGTCATACGGGTCGGCGGAGGCGAGGGAGACGTTGGTCAGGCCGAACGTGGACAGTTCCTGTTGCACGATTTCACCGTTGCGTCCAGCGACGGCAGGTCGCGTGACCTGAGTCGGAACCGTGGTGGGCGCTGCGGTCGTGGTGGTGATCTTCGGTGCCAGTGCCGCGACCGCAGTGGTGGTCGGTGCAGTGGCGGCGGACTTGTTGTTGTTGCAGCCGCCAGCGAGGCCGGCGATGACGGCGGGGAGCGGGCGCAAGCGAAGGTGGAATACGAGGCGTTCCTGGCGACCTGTCCCAGCCGACAGCTCCTCGACCGGATCTGCGACAAGTGGGGACGCTGGTCCTGACGGTGCTGGGCAGCGACGGACCACGTGAGGGCGAAGACTGCATCGGCGAGCCGCGGCATTTGCGCTACCTGGAGCTGTCCCGCCGGCTGGCCGGAGTCAGTCAGAAGATGCCCACAACAGACGCTGCGCTCCCTCGAACGCGACGGCCTGCTCACCCGCACGGTGACGCCGCCGTGCCGGTCACGGCACCTACGAGCTGACTGACCTCGGACTCTCGCTCCACACCCTCATGAGCGATATCAAGGCGTGGGTGGAGGTGCACATGGACGAAGGTTCTCGCTAACAGAAATGACTACGACACCCGCGTCGAATTAGCGCGCTGCACTTAACCACTCACGGGGAGTGGAGCGCCCTCGAAGCGTTCGCGGAGGGTGGATTCTGCGTACTCGTTCCGGAAGATCCCCTTCTTGCGGAGGAGCGGAACGACGTGATCGACGAAATCGGTGAGCCCGGAGGGGAATCCGTCCGGCATGAGGTTGAAGCCGTCCGCCGCGCCCGCCAGGAACCATTCCTCGAAGGTGTCGGCGATCTGTTCGGGTGAGCCGACGACGAGCCGGTGGCCGAAGCCGCCGGCCTTGCGGAGCAGTTCGGACACCGAGTACCGGCTTTCGAGTGCCAGTCGCACGACGGCTTCCCGGAACCCGAGCGATCCGGGGAACGTCGGATCGACCGGAGCACGGAGCAACTCCTCCGGGATCGGCCGGTCCGGGTCGAGCGAGCTCAGGTCGATGCCGAGCATGCCGCCGAGCCGTTCGGCGGAGAAGCCGTCGGCGGCCTTGGATTCCCAGTCTTCGTACCGGGCGATCGCCTCGGCCTCGGTGCAGCCCACCACCGTGACGAGGCCGGGAAGGATCTTCACTGCCTGGGGATCGCGACCGGCGGCACGCGCGACATCCTTCACGTCCCGGTAGTGTTGCCGCCCGGCATCGAGTGTGAGCTCCGCCGAGAACACAGCGTCGGCGCTGCGTCCTGCCAGCGTGCGACCCTGCGGGGATCCGCCGGCCTGCACGAGCAGGGGGTGGCCCTGCGGCGACGGCGGCACGGGCAGTACACCGTGAACGTGGAAGAACTCCCCGTCGTGGTGCACCGGGTCCCGGGTGGTCGCCGATTCCCACAGTGCCGTCACGACGTCCACGAATTCCGTGGCCCGGCGGTACCGCGACTCGCGGTCCGGAATCCGGGAGCGACCGAAATTGTGGGCGGTCCCGGCGTGGAACGTGGTCACCACATTCCACGCCACCCGTCCGCCGGACACGACGTCGAGGGAGAGGAATCGGTCCGCCAGGTCGAACGGATCGTTGAACGTCGTCGACGCCGTGCCGATCAGGCCGAGGTGCTCGGTCGCGCTCGCCACCACCCCGAGCACGGTGGTCGGTTCGAGGGCCCGCGTCGGCTTGACGGCGGGATCCTCGCGGAGCGCCGGACCGTCCGCGAGGAACAGCGCGTCGAGGGTGCCGCGTTCGGCGATCTGCGCGACCTCGGTGTAGTAGTTCGGGTCGATGAACGACGTCGGGTGCAGGTCGGGAGCCCGCCACGCGGACGGGTGGAAACCCACGTCCAGCACGTTGACGTTGAGGATGACCTCTCGTTGCGCGGGCATCAGCCGGCCGGCTTCGCGGCCGCGCCGTCGAGATTGGTCTGGCTGCGGTCGGTGGCCTTCGCCGATTCGATGCTCTGCGCCACCCGGGAGAAGAACGGGTCGCTGTCGATGAGCTGGCCGATCCGCGGGTCGTGGTAGGTGTCGAGCAGCGGCGCGAAGTCGGGGTTGTCCTTGTTCGTCTCGTTGATGACGACCTCGATCCAGTACAACTCGTAGGCGGGGGCGTTGAAGACGATCTTGTCGTCGGGGACGTCGGCGAGGTCGAAGTTGGACCGCCAGCCCAGCGCCAGGTCGATGTCGGGGAGGGTGCGCGGCAACTGCGCCAGCGCGGCCTCGGTAAACTCGAACGACTTCGGGTTGTCCTTGACGTCGCGGATGGTCACGCGCGACGGGTCGACACCGTCCTTGAGGGTGAGCTGGCCGAGGTCCTGCAGGGTCTGCAGTGCCTGCGCCTGATTCGACGGGTCGTCGGGGATGGCGACCTTCGCGCCCTTCGGGAGATCCTCGAGTTTGCCGTACTTCTCGGAGTAGCCCGAGAACTTGAGGACGTACCAGTCTCCGGCCGCATACAGTCCGAGGTTGCCGTCCTCGTTCTGCACGCGCATCCATTCCTGATGCTGGCTGTGGTTGGCGTCGATGTCGCCTTGGGAGACTGCGAGATTCTTGAGCTTCGAATCCTCGATCTGGACGGGTTCGACGGTGATGCCGTGGTCGGGGGCGAGTTTCGCGACTTCCTTGGCGAGCTTTTCGTCCAGGATCGATCCGGCGGTGTATCCGATCTTGAACGTGGTCTGCGGGCCGTCGCCCTCGGTGCGGTCGTTGCCCTCGGCCGCGCCGCACGCGGTGAGGAGGAGAAGGAGGGTGGCCGTCAGTCCGCCTGCCGCCGCAGCGCGGGCGCGCGTTACCGAGCGGGGTCGATTCGTCATGGGTGTTGTCCTCTGATCTGGGTGGATGTGAAGGAAGGTTCAGCGCCGGTTGGTGAGGCGGGCGGCCAGATCGCCGACGAGCTGGATGACCTGGACCAGTACCACGAGTGCGATGACCGTCGTGATCATCACGGTGTTGTCGAATCTGTTGTAGCCGTAGGCGATGGCGAGGTTGCCGATGCCGCCTGCGCCCACCGCGCCGGCGATCGCCGACATGTCGAGGATGCCGATCAGCGCGATGGTCAGAGCGCCGATGATCGTCGGGACCGCCTCGTGGAGTTGCACTTTGCGGATGATCTGAAAGTTCGACCCGGCTGAGGCCCGGCCCACTTCCACCACTTCGGGGGGAACGTCGCGCAGCGAATTCTCGATCAGACGCGCGACGTACGGCGTCGCGGCCAGCGTCATCGGAACCGCCGCGGCCTGCACCCCGAGCGACGTGCCGACGATGAACCGGGTGAACGGAATGATGGCGGCCATCAGCACCAGGAAGGGAAGTGATCGACCGAGGTTGACCACCCAGCCCGCGACCGCGTTGACCGCCGGGTTGGGGAACAACCCGCGGGGAGCGGTGTTGTGCAGGATGACCGCCAGCGGAGTGCCCAGCAGGATGGCCAGGATCACCGTGATCCCGACCATCTGCACGGTCTGCTGCAGGGCGGGGAGGAACAGCTCGGGAAGTTCGTCGACCGGAGTCGAAATGGCGAGAACGGCAGTGCCCGGGGCGCTCATGCCGCTGCCTCCTCGGTGGTACGCGCGGATGTGGCGTTCTCGACCCGGGTTCCGTGCAGGCCCCACGACGACAGCAGGTCGCCGACGGACGGATGCTCACCGGCCACCGAGATGGTGACCCGACCGGCCGGGCGTCCGCCGACCGATTCCACGGTCCCGGACAGCACCCCGATCGACCAGCCGGTGGCCTTGCCGAGAAGTTCGATCCAGTTGGTGGGAACGGTGTCGGAGCCGTAGGTGACGTGCCAGAGCACGTCCCGGTCCGCCGTGGTGATGTGGGAACGGTCGGGGAGGAGGCCGACACCGAGTTCGGACCGGGGATCCCGGAGGAGTTCGATCACCGGGCCCGATTCCACCACCCGCCCCGCATCGAGGACGGTGACCACGTCCGCGACCTGCCGGACGACATCCATTTCGTGGGTGATCAGCACGATCGTCAGTCCGAGGTCGTCGCGCAGTTCACGAAGCAACGCGAGGATGGATCGGGTGGTACTCGGATCGAGCCCGGACGTCGCCTCGTCCGACACCAGGACCTTGGGGGCGAGTGCCAGCGACCGGGCAATCCCCACGCGCTGCCGCTGCCCGCCGGACAGCTGCCGAGGGTAGAGGTCGGCCTTGTCGGACAGACCGACCCGTCCGAGCAGCTCCTCCACCCGTGCTCGCCGCTCGGTGCGGCCAACACCGGCGAATTCGAGCGGCAGGGCCACATTCTCCGCCGCCGTGCGACGGGCGAGGAGACTCGACGCCTGGAAGATCGTGCCGATCGCGCGGCGCTGATCCCGGAGCCGGCGTTCGGACAGTCCCGAGACGTCGACACCGTCGAGCAGAATGCGCCCCTCGGACGGACGCTCCAGCAGGCTGATGATGCGCGACAGCGTGGTCTTGCCCGCACCGCTCTGGCCGATCACCGCCGCGATCTGGCCTGTGCCGGCGGAGAAGTCGATGTCGTGGAGCACTTCGACGGAACTGGATTTCTTCCCGAATCGTTTCGTGACGGAACGGACTTCGATCATGCTGAACCACCTGTGTCGGATGACGGCACCTCGGGTCGGCCGTCGGGACGGAAAATCCCGGCCCGCGAACGGGCCGGTCGATTCCCGAAACGATAGGCGTGGGTAAACGGAAAGTCATGCCTAAGAATC of the Rhodococcus oxybenzonivorans genome contains:
- a CDS encoding winged helix-turn-helix domain-containing protein, which encodes MDTIDRKALAALDAAAARRRVADLDVRRAVAEANAAHITQRVIHEHIGISQPTIHRMLRTVLENPALLDRTPTEVIDRRTAGEISDTEMMQVLLDWNFTFGTVPVSSGISADAYEPGSWDEIERAYYRGLLTDDEIGRLTERNTDALEQAARSA
- a CDS encoding PDDEXK nuclease domain-containing protein — encoded protein: MATMSRAEEIEPAGYGALLEDIKSQVRTARVHAARKVNTELILLYWKIGKLIRARQNEEGWGTRVIARLADDLRTEFPGMRGLSQRNLVYMRTLATAYPDPIAQHPAAQLPWGHILVLLDRVPDPRVRDWYASQAAHHGWSRATLVHHITSDRHLRVGAAPNNFPTTLPAHESDLAHEILQDPYNLDFLGLDAGYSERELEDALIGRLTHFLTELGGGFSFVGRQYKLTVGNSDYYLDLLFFHLGLRRFVVFELKIGHAEPEHIGKLNFYVNAVDDLLRKPEHGDGTTIGILLAADRDDIVVEYALRGLDSPLAVSTYTTHRSLPADLRPALPTAADLADAIRDVRHPHNPPPPIPGPATDS
- a CDS encoding NtaA/DmoA family FMN-dependent monooxygenase (This protein belongs to a clade of FMN-dependent monooxygenases, within a broader family of flavin-dependent oxidoreductases, the luciferase-like monooxygenase (LMM) family, some of whose members use coenzyme F420 rather than FMN.), translating into MPAQREVILNVNVLDVGFHPSAWRAPDLHPTSFIDPNYYTEVAQIAERGTLDALFLADGPALREDPAVKPTRALEPTTVLGVVASATEHLGLIGTASTTFNDPFDLADRFLSLDVVSGGRVAWNVVTTFHAGTAHNFGRSRIPDRESRYRRATEFVDVVTALWESATTRDPVHHDGEFFHVHGVLPVPPSPQGHPLLVQAGGSPQGRTLAGRSADAVFSAELTLDAGRQHYRDVKDVARAAGRDPQAVKILPGLVTVVGCTEAEAIARYEDWESKAADGFSAERLGGMLGIDLSSLDPDRPIPEELLRAPVDPTFPGSLGFREAVVRLALESRYSVSELLRKAGGFGHRLVVGSPEQIADTFEEWFLAGAADGFNLMPDGFPSGLTDFVDHVVPLLRKKGIFRNEYAESTLRERFEGAPLPVSG
- a CDS encoding MetQ/NlpA family ABC transporter substrate-binding protein, with amino-acid sequence MTNRPRSVTRARAAAAGGLTATLLLLLTACGAAEGNDRTEGDGPQTTFKIGYTAGSILDEKLAKEVAKLAPDHGITVEPVQIEDSKLKNLAVSQGDIDANHSQHQEWMRVQNEDGNLGLYAAGDWYVLKFSGYSEKYGKLEDLPKGAKVAIPDDPSNQAQALQTLQDLGQLTLKDGVDPSRVTIRDVKDNPKSFEFTEAALAQLPRTLPDIDLALGWRSNFDLADVPDDKIVFNAPAYELYWIEVVINETNKDNPDFAPLLDTYHDPRIGQLIDSDPFFSRVAQSIESAKATDRSQTNLDGAAAKPAG
- a CDS encoding methionine ABC transporter permease; amino-acid sequence: MSAPGTAVLAISTPVDELPELFLPALQQTVQMVGITVILAILLGTPLAVILHNTAPRGLFPNPAVNAVAGWVVNLGRSLPFLVLMAAIIPFTRFIVGTSLGVQAAAVPMTLAATPYVARLIENSLRDVPPEVVEVGRASAGSNFQIIRKVQLHEAVPTIIGALTIALIGILDMSAIAGAVGAGGIGNLAIAYGYNRFDNTVMITTVIALVVLVQVIQLVGDLAARLTNRR
- a CDS encoding methionine ABC transporter ATP-binding protein, which codes for MIEVRSVTKRFGKKSSSVEVLHDIDFSAGTGQIAAVIGQSGAGKTTLSRIISLLERPSEGRILLDGVDVSGLSERRLRDQRRAIGTIFQASSLLARRTAAENVALPLEFAGVGRTERRARVEELLGRVGLSDKADLYPRQLSGGQRQRVGIARSLALAPKVLVSDEATSGLDPSTTRSILALLRELRDDLGLTIVLITHEMDVVRQVADVVTVLDAGRVVESGPVIELLRDPRSELGVGLLPDRSHITTADRDVLWHVTYGSDTVPTNWIELLGKATGWSIGVLSGTVESVGGRPAGRVTISVAGEHPSVGDLLSSWGLHGTRVENATSARTTEEAAA